GTTGTATTGcttcgaaagaaatattattaattgctgaAGATACAATCGAATGTAttccatatttaaaaaagaaagtattaaaAGTGTTGGCAAATAATGAAGATGATAATTCCAAGACAGCTGGGCTTTTGAAACaaattgctataaaaattGAGGCAAAAGTAATGATAAGACGTAATATTGACGCTAGTTTGGATCTTGTAAACGGTACAATTGCTAAAGTCATTTCAATTGTACAAGATGTGTCTACCGGTTATGTAGAAAAGATCAAGCTTCTTTTGCCATCaggtttagaatatttaattgaaagagTAAGTGTTAAATTTGCGGTGATTGAGAAAGCATATGTTATTAGaaaacaatttccattgtGCTTGAGTTATGGAATTACTGTTCATAAAAGCCAGAGACTGAGTTTGCAGAATGCTATTATGGACATAGgtaattctgtatttagtCACGGCCAAATTTATGTTGCATTGTCACGAGTAACATCTTTAGATGGgttgcatttaattaattttgatcctTCATCTGTAACAGCTGACGAAAAAgctattattgaatataatcgatTTAAACAGATACACAAACCAGcaacagaaataatttctgtttcgaaagaaaagtatcgtaaaataaaagatatttcatgGGTACAGCCAAAAGTGATTCTGTTCAAAAGTCACATGATATAGTTCGAAAAAATACTGCTTGGGTCATGCATGGTTTCCAAAATACAGATGAGGTTTCTTGTTATACAAATGCAGTATTGCAATGTCTCTTACATTTAAGTGTtattagaaaacaaatatttgattgcgataaattaaatgttttaggTACATTAATGCATCAATATGAAAACAAAGTGTCTAACTTAAATACATACGTAATACGGCAATGTTTaggagaatttttttcaaaaagcgTTAAACGAGATGTATGTGAATTTCTTATAGCTCTTTGCACAAAatacgattatataaaaagtttaatcgaACATCAAGTCACTTCCATTAAACGATGCAAAAGTTGTGATAATACAACGactattgttaataacaatatCCTTCTTTATTTTCCTGTTAATAAATGGAAGAAAACAAGTTGTGATCTTAATGAGTTAATTAATGTAACGTTTTCTCATTGGTGTCAATTATACAACGaattatgtgaaaattgtacaggaaatgacatattatgtaaaagtgaatttacattaatcagagatataattgtcattcatttaatatcaattcaaAACGGTACATCAACAAAAACAGATAAGTTTACTTTGCGTGCTGTCCCAACAACTAAAATAACTATTATTGGACAATTGTACAAAGTAATGAGTGCTATATTTCATCATGGACCAAGTATCGAAAAAGGTCATTACATAAGTATATGTAGAGAAGGAATGTCtaacacttggattgaagctaACGATGCACAGATTACaaaaagacaatggcctagaggcgctaaagatatctgtatcattttcttacagaaaattgatGAGTGATTGTTGGTATTATTTCAGTATTTGACCGTGCCTCTTGATAATAAGTGGTAAGAAGAATTGTCATATAGTgcaatattctattaattattaaaatatgtagaaagtGATGAAAGTCTTCTTAgtttaatatagtatatattgaaaaagttCGTTATACAGGTATATGTAGAGAAGGAAATGATTGGACTTAAGCTGATTATGCTCGAATTAGAAAAACGCAAAGGCCTAGAAACAATGTGACATTTATAtcacattttgtatttttgtaacataatttatcaaaGAGGACCGTCGTATCCTGCATAATGAAAATACGACGGGGGTGGTGGTGGGCTCTCTTTAGCAAAATCTaaaattgacatttaattattttagctcatatatatatgagctaaaaaaaaagaaataatatctatcaaaaaattacctttttaaaaaaaaggtaaaaaaaaggcgtcaaatacacgctcttgtcataaccaaaacaaaagttatatatacatatattactaaaaaaaaagaaataatatctatcaaaaaattacctttttaaaaaaaaggtaaaaaaaaggcgccaagtacacgctcttgtcacaatcaaaacaaaacagtatatttattgctttacctgtcaaaaaattattgtacatatttagaacctttccaaaaaacctgtcgtatatatctaaaaaaagcTGTtgtttgtatatgtatattaaaaaaaaattgtatatatttattataaaaaacctttacaaaaaaattgtacttttaaaaaaagttgtaataccaaataaaaattcgttatatattctgtctatgaaagaggtgatatcagaaaataacgccaagtttaaataaaaacctttcaaaaaaagttgtacgtaTATtatacctttcaaaaaaacctcatatatatatatattaaatatattatatcatatatttatatatattaaaaccttttatcatatatattaaaacctttttaaagaaaagaaaattgtatatattaatttcaaaaaaactattatatatactttctacaaaaaaatatgatatcaagaaatggcaccaagtgggactaaaaaACTacgaaaaaagttgtacactatttctataaaactcttgtacataactCTTGTACACTCTTgtgctgtcgtatatataaactatattatatactatattttaccatattttacatactatactatatatactatatatattataaaaaaataaatacataaataaaaaaacaaaaaattaaaattaaaaatttttttttaaatattaaaaaaataaaaatatttaattaaaaaattaaaaaatataaaaaatttaatcaaaataaaaaaaatatttattaaaaaacgcaaaaaaactttgcACTGCTGCAGTAaattacatgttaatttcattactttattgctttataatactttgtggtgtagcagcgccaagtttttttgcgttttttaataaatattttttttattttgattaaattttttatattttttaattttttaattaaatatttttatttttttaatatttaaaaaaaattttttaattttaattttttgtttttttatttatgtatttatttttttataatatatatagtatatatagtatagtatgtaaaatatggtaaaatatagtatataatatagtttatatatacgacagctttatgtacaagagttttatagaagtagtgtacaacttttttcgtagttctttagtcccacttggtgccatttcctgatatcatatttttttgtagaaagtatatacagggtgtatCAGAACTAGcggaaaagtttttaatgccAGATTCTTCATGAAATTCTAAGACGAAAAGctctttacaaaaaaatgatccGATGAATAGAATTTGAATGGTGAGGCATTAAAGTTGACGTATGGGAGCGCATGAAACTC
Above is a genomic segment from Linepithema humile isolate Giens D197 chromosome 6, Lhum_UNIL_v1.0, whole genome shotgun sequence containing:
- the LOC137000424 gene encoding ATP-dependent DNA helicase PIF1-like: MRQQGDESYRELLSRIRTGLLTKSDYEILENRKISFKEDSFESRLNKLCNFINNMPSDTVCLLLTCHMCDVLNTAMLSCIASKEILLIAEDTIECIPYLKKKVLKVLANNEDDNSKTAGLLKQIAIKIEAKVMIRRNIDASLDLVNGTIAKVISIVQDVSTGYVEKIKLLLPSGLEYLIERVSVKFAVIEKAYVIRKQFPLCLSYGITVHKSQRLSLQNAIMDIGNSVFSHGQIYVALSRVTSLDGLHLINFDPSSVTADEKAIIEYNRFKQIHKPATEIISVSKEKYRKIKDISWVQPKVILFKSHMI